Proteins from a single region of Ailuropoda melanoleuca isolate Jingjing unplaced genomic scaffold, ASM200744v2 unplaced-scaffold33168, whole genome shotgun sequence:
- the ANKRD65 gene encoding ankyrin repeat domain-containing protein 65 → MGGGVGQFILARGHRAGDGQRPPVSMRDSCFSQMDSRSSQPGEQDVTEAGAEQELQWVELGSEEALGARTEGPSAQQAWGRLLQAVWRGHLGLVTRLLRQGASVEER, encoded by the coding sequence atgggggggggggtggggcagtTCATATTGGCCAGGGGACACAGGGCTGGGGATGGCCAGAGGCCTCCAGTATCCATGAGGGATTCCTGTTTTTCCCAGATggactcccggagctcccagccAGGGGAGCAGGACGTGACAGAGGCGGGGGCTGAGCAGGAACTTCAGTGGGTGGAGCTGGGCTCAGAGGAGGCCCTGGGAGCCAGGACAGAGGGGCCCAGTGCCCAGCAAGCCTGGGGGCGCCTGCTGCAAGCTGTGTGGAGGGGTCACCTGGGCCTGGTGACAAGGCTACTGCGTCAAGGGGCCAGTGTGGAGGAGAGGTGA